The proteins below come from a single Candidatus Reconcilbacillus cellulovorans genomic window:
- a CDS encoding threonine--tRNA ligase — protein MTNIRVTLPDGSSREFEAGVTAAEVAEAIGRKLAKDAVAAVVDGRLVDLSHRLDRDASVRILTADTPEGLAVLRHSAAHLTAQAVKRLFGPENVRLGVGPVIEDGFYYDIDVDRPISSEDLEAIEREMARIVEENLPVVRKEVSRDEAIRLYREAGDPLKLELIDDIPEGETISIYEQGEFFDLCRGPHVPSTGKIRAFKLLSVAGAYWRGDSRNKMLQRIYGTAFARREELEEYLRLLEEAKKRDHRRLGRDLKIFTFSKEVGQGLPLWLPRGAKLRRIMERYIVDREEKLGYLHVYTPVLASVELYKTSGHWDHYHENMFPTMSLDNEELVLRPMNCPHHMMVYKSELRSYRDLPLRIAELGTMHRYEMSGALTGLHRVRAMTLNDAHIFCRPDQIKEEFARVVQLILEVYKDFGITDYRFRLSYRDPNDREKYYPDDAMWEMSQRMLREVVEELGLPFYEAEGEAAFYGPKLDVQIRTALKKEETLSTAQLDFLLPERFGLEYVGEDGKKHRPVVIHRSIISTMERMTAFLLEHYAGALPTWLSPVQARVLPVSPEHDGAYAERVTADLREAGIRAEADLRNEKLGYRIREAQLEKIPYMIVVGTQERQNGTVSVRRRGEGDLGAKSIGELIAMIREEIGDRPLG, from the coding sequence GTGACGAACATACGCGTGACGTTGCCGGACGGCTCGAGCCGGGAGTTCGAAGCGGGCGTCACGGCGGCCGAGGTCGCCGAGGCGATCGGCCGGAAGCTGGCGAAAGACGCCGTCGCCGCCGTCGTCGACGGCCGGCTCGTCGATCTGTCCCACCGGCTCGATCGCGACGCGTCGGTGCGCATTTTGACGGCCGATACGCCCGAAGGGTTGGCGGTGCTGCGGCACAGCGCGGCCCACTTGACGGCGCAGGCGGTCAAACGCTTATTTGGGCCGGAGAACGTCCGGCTCGGCGTCGGACCGGTCATCGAGGACGGTTTTTATTACGATATCGACGTCGATCGGCCGATTTCTTCCGAGGACCTGGAAGCGATCGAACGCGAAATGGCCAGGATTGTCGAGGAAAATTTGCCCGTCGTCCGAAAGGAAGTGTCGCGCGACGAGGCGATCCGGCTCTACCGGGAAGCCGGTGATCCGCTGAAGCTCGAGTTGATCGACGACATTCCCGAAGGCGAGACGATCTCGATTTACGAGCAGGGCGAGTTTTTCGACCTGTGTCGGGGGCCGCACGTGCCGTCGACGGGAAAAATCCGGGCGTTCAAGCTGCTCAGCGTGGCGGGGGCGTATTGGCGCGGCGATTCGCGCAACAAGATGCTACAGCGCATTTACGGCACGGCGTTTGCGCGGCGAGAGGAGCTGGAGGAATATTTGCGGCTGCTGGAAGAAGCGAAAAAACGCGACCATCGCCGGCTCGGCAGGGATCTGAAAATTTTTACGTTTTCCAAAGAAGTCGGACAAGGCTTGCCGCTCTGGCTGCCGCGGGGCGCCAAGCTGCGGCGCATCATGGAGCGCTATATCGTCGACCGGGAGGAAAAGCTCGGCTACCTGCACGTCTACACGCCGGTGCTCGCCAGCGTCGAATTGTACAAGACGTCCGGCCATTGGGATCATTACCATGAAAATATGTTTCCGACGATGTCGCTCGACAACGAAGAGCTGGTGCTGCGGCCGATGAATTGTCCGCACCATATGATGGTGTACAAGAGCGAGCTGCGCAGTTACCGCGATCTCCCCTTACGCATCGCCGAGCTCGGTACGATGCATCGGTACGAGATGTCCGGAGCGCTGACGGGGCTGCACCGCGTCCGTGCGATGACGCTGAACGACGCCCATATTTTCTGCCGTCCGGATCAGATCAAGGAAGAGTTTGCGCGCGTCGTTCAGCTGATTCTGGAAGTTTACAAGGATTTCGGAATTACGGACTACCGATTCCGGCTGTCGTACCGTGATCCGAACGACCGCGAGAAATATTACCCCGACGACGCGATGTGGGAGATGTCGCAGCGCATGTTGCGGGAAGTCGTCGAGGAGCTCGGCCTGCCGTTTTACGAGGCGGAAGGCGAAGCGGCGTTTTACGGCCCGAAGCTCGACGTGCAGATCCGTACGGCGCTTAAAAAGGAAGAAACGCTGTCGACGGCGCAGCTCGATTTTCTGCTGCCGGAGCGGTTCGGTCTGGAGTACGTCGGGGAAGACGGCAAAAAGCATCGTCCGGTTGTCATCCATCGCAGCATCATCAGCACGATGGAGCGGATGACGGCGTTTCTGCTTGAGCATTACGCCGGCGCGCTGCCGACGTGGCTTTCGCCCGTCCAGGCGCGCGTGCTGCCGGTTTCGCCGGAACACGACGGCGCGTATGCGGAGCGCGTGACCGCCGATTTGCGGGAGGCGGGCATCCGTGCGGAAGCCGACCTGCGCAACGAAAAACTCGGCTACCGCATCCGTGAAGCGCAGTTGGAAAAGATTCCGTATATGATCGTCGTCGGCACCCAAGAGCGGCAAAACGGCACGGTCTCCGTCCGCAGGCGCGGCGAGGGAGATCTCGGCGCCAAATCGATCGGCGAACTGATCGCGATGATCCGGGAGGAAATCGGCGATCGTCCGCTCGGGTGA
- a CDS encoding dehypoxanthine futalosine cyclase, whose translation MSRIDAILDRALAGERLGLEDGLALFESDEIEKIGHAANKRMLQLHPEPIATFVVGRNINYTNVCDVHCRFCAFYRPPGSKEGYVLPNEVIFRKIQETVDVGGTEILMQGGVNPDLPFSYYLDLLREIKRRFPGITMHSFSVSEIRRMSELSGLSLEETIRQLKEAGLDSLPGAGAEILDDRTRMRISRRKGSWKDWIETMKTAHRVGLNTTATMVIGFGETNEERVLHLLRLREAQDECIRNRYPSAGFLAFIVWTFQPDNTRLPRPRLGPEEYLKTLAIARLMLDNIPNFQTSWVTMGPEVGKLSLHYGCNDFGSTMMEENVVSAAGTTYKVNIELIVRLIREAGKIPAQRNTRYEILRVFDEHTPIERDFAYADNADIY comes from the coding sequence ATGAGCCGCATCGACGCCATTCTCGACCGGGCGCTGGCCGGAGAACGCCTCGGCCTGGAAGACGGCCTGGCGCTGTTTGAGTCGGACGAGATTGAAAAGATCGGGCACGCCGCCAACAAGCGGATGTTGCAGCTTCATCCCGAACCGATCGCGACGTTCGTCGTCGGCCGCAACATCAATTATACGAACGTTTGCGACGTGCATTGCAGGTTTTGCGCGTTTTACCGGCCGCCGGGCTCAAAAGAGGGGTACGTGCTGCCGAACGAGGTTATTTTCCGCAAAATCCAGGAGACCGTCGACGTCGGCGGTACGGAGATCCTGATGCAGGGCGGCGTCAATCCCGACCTGCCGTTTTCGTATTATTTGGACTTGTTGCGGGAGATCAAGCGGCGGTTTCCCGGCATCACGATGCATTCGTTCTCGGTGTCGGAAATCCGGCGTATGTCGGAATTGTCCGGGTTGTCGCTCGAGGAGACGATCCGGCAGCTGAAGGAGGCGGGGCTTGATTCGCTGCCCGGCGCCGGCGCCGAAATTCTCGACGACCGCACGCGCATGCGCATCAGCCGCCGCAAGGGCTCGTGGAAAGACTGGATCGAGACGATGAAAACGGCGCACCGCGTCGGGCTCAACACGACGGCGACGATGGTGATCGGTTTCGGCGAGACGAACGAGGAGCGCGTGCTGCACCTTCTGCGGCTGCGCGAGGCGCAGGACGAGTGCATCCGCAACCGATATCCGTCGGCGGGGTTTCTCGCGTTCATCGTCTGGACGTTTCAGCCCGACAACACACGTCTGCCGCGGCCGCGGCTCGGTCCTGAGGAATACCTGAAGACGCTGGCGATCGCACGCCTCATGCTGGATAACATTCCAAACTTCCAAACTTCCTGGGTGACGATGGGGCCGGAAGTCGGCAAACTGTCGCTGCATTACGGCTGCAACGATTTCGGCAGCACGATGATGGAGGAAAACGTCGTATCGGCCGCCGGCACGACGTACAAGGTCAACATCGAACTGATCGTCCGTCTCATCCGGGAAGCCGGTAAAATCCCCGCACAGCGCAACACGCGGTACGAAATTTTGCGGGTGTTCGACGAACATACGCCGATTGAACGCGATTTTGCATACGCGGACAATGCCGACATATACTAA
- a CDS encoding cystathionine gamma-synthase (catalyzes the formation of cystathionine from L-cysteine and O-succinyl-L-homoserine), protein MRIESRLAQIGSQAEPVTGAVSFPIYNATAFRHPRLGQSTGFDYSRTKNPTRAVLEAAIADLESGDAGFACSTGMAALQTIFALFSQGDHLLVSLDLYGGTYRLLEQVMSRFGLSATYVDTNDLDALEANRRAETKAVLVETPTNPLMMITDLRKVSAWAKKHGLLTIVDNTLLTPFFQRPIELGADIVIHSATKYLGGHNDVLAGLIVTKGKELSERMAFLHNSIGAVLGAQDSWLLMRGMKTLAVRMERHQYNATRLAEFLRSHPMVERVYYPGLPDHPGYEIQKSQSSGNTGIFSFKVTDARYVEPILRHIRLIAFAESLGGVESLMTYPAVQTHADIPEEIRRRVGVDDRLLRLSAGIEHVEDLIADLSQAFEKARAEVDGAR, encoded by the coding sequence ATGAGGATCGAGAGCCGGCTGGCGCAGATCGGTTCGCAGGCCGAACCGGTGACGGGGGCGGTCAGTTTCCCGATCTACAACGCGACGGCGTTCCGCCATCCGCGGCTCGGGCAAAGCACGGGGTTCGACTATTCGCGGACGAAAAACCCGACGCGGGCGGTGCTGGAGGCGGCGATCGCCGACCTGGAATCCGGCGACGCCGGGTTCGCCTGCAGCACGGGCATGGCGGCGCTGCAGACGATTTTCGCGCTGTTTTCGCAGGGCGACCATTTGCTTGTTTCGCTTGATCTGTACGGCGGGACGTACCGGTTGCTGGAACAGGTGATGAGCCGGTTCGGGTTGAGCGCAACGTATGTGGACACGAACGATCTCGACGCGCTGGAGGCGAACCGACGCGCGGAGACGAAAGCTGTGCTGGTGGAGACGCCGACGAATCCGCTTATGATGATCACCGATCTGCGCAAGGTGTCGGCGTGGGCGAAGAAGCACGGGCTTCTGACGATCGTCGACAATACGCTTTTGACGCCGTTTTTCCAGCGGCCGATCGAGCTGGGCGCGGACATCGTCATCCACAGCGCGACGAAATATTTGGGCGGCCACAACGACGTACTCGCCGGGCTGATCGTGACGAAGGGCAAAGAGCTGTCGGAGCGGATGGCGTTTCTGCACAATTCGATCGGCGCGGTGCTCGGCGCGCAGGACAGCTGGTTGCTCATGCGCGGGATGAAGACGCTTGCCGTGCGAATGGAGCGTCATCAGTACAACGCGACGAGGTTGGCCGAGTTTTTGCGGTCGCATCCGATGGTGGAGCGGGTTTACTATCCGGGATTGCCGGACCACCCCGGGTATGAGATCCAGAAATCGCAGTCGTCCGGAAATACGGGCATTTTTTCGTTTAAGGTGACGGATGCGCGGTATGTGGAGCCAATTTTGCGCCATATCCGGCTGATCGCGTTCGCGGAAAGCCTGGGCGGCGTCGAGTCGCTGATGACGTACCCGGCCGTGCAGACGCATGCCGACATTCCGGAGGAAATCCGGCGGCGCGTTGGCGTCGACGACCGGCTTTTGCGACTGTCGGCGGGTATCGAGCATGTGGAGGATTTGATCGCGGACTTGTCGCAGGCGTTCGAAAAGGCACGAGCCGAAGTCGACGGCGCGCGGTGA
- a CDS encoding homoserine O-succinyltransferase, whose product MPIKIPDNLPAKEVLVNENIFVMDETVAYHQDIRPLRIAILNLMPTKETTETQLLRLLGNTPLQVEVVLLHPKTHVSKNTSAEHLAAFYKTFDDVRDECFDGLIITGAPVEHMPFEEVNYWRELQEIMDWADDVVTSTLYICWGAQAGLYHHFGIPKYPLPAKMFGVFPHYVTKPNVKLLRGFDEVFYVPQSRHTEIRREDIERVPELEILSESPEAGVYIVATKDGKHIFVTGHSEYDACTLQWEYERDKAKGLDIAVPKNYFPDDDPTRKPIVVWRAHANLLFSNWLNYYVYQEMPGDPDEARRRRMTLSNS is encoded by the coding sequence ATGCCGATCAAAATTCCGGACAACTTGCCGGCCAAAGAAGTGCTCGTCAACGAAAACATTTTCGTCATGGACGAGACGGTGGCTTATCATCAGGACATTCGCCCCTTGCGCATCGCGATTCTGAACCTGATGCCGACGAAGGAGACGACGGAGACGCAGCTTTTGCGGCTGCTCGGCAATACGCCGCTGCAAGTCGAGGTCGTGTTGCTTCATCCCAAGACGCACGTGTCGAAAAACACGTCGGCGGAACATCTCGCCGCGTTTTATAAAACGTTCGACGACGTCCGCGACGAATGTTTCGACGGTCTCATCATCACCGGCGCTCCGGTCGAGCATATGCCGTTCGAGGAAGTCAATTACTGGCGCGAGCTGCAGGAGATCATGGACTGGGCCGATGACGTGGTGACGAGCACGCTGTACATCTGCTGGGGCGCGCAGGCGGGGCTGTACCACCATTTCGGCATTCCGAAATATCCGCTGCCGGCCAAAATGTTCGGCGTTTTCCCGCATTACGTGACGAAGCCGAACGTGAAGCTGCTGCGCGGTTTCGACGAGGTGTTCTACGTGCCGCAGTCCCGCCACACCGAGATCCGTCGGGAAGACATCGAGCGCGTGCCGGAGTTGGAGATTTTGTCCGAATCGCCGGAAGCGGGCGTCTACATCGTGGCGACGAAGGACGGCAAGCACATTTTCGTGACCGGCCATTCCGAATACGACGCCTGCACGCTGCAGTGGGAATACGAGCGCGACAAGGCGAAAGGATTGGACATCGCCGTTCCGAAAAACTATTTTCCCGACGACGATCCGACTCGAAAGCCGATCGTCGTCTGGCGCGCGCACGCGAATTTGCTGTTTTCCAACTGGCTGAACTACTACGTTTACCAGGAAATGCCCGGCGACCCCGACGAGGCGCGGCGGCGCCGGATGACGTTGTCGAATTCGTGA
- a CDS encoding magnesium and cobalt transport protein CorA, with product MKIRLVQDGVFSTVGRLEDTLTPPEYGFYWIEADIEDVPQLQQTFNLHELAVEDTLSEEEQRPKLEIYDNHYFIVINSIRFDDEEIYLRALNLFLFQHLIITVTRQKINELRTIKPILLQEKVNSPDYFLYYLVDLVIDNYFVVGDRIEAKIEKLEEDIVIHTKKSHLNEIIGLRSEILWLKKTLGPQRELVWALSRKDLKLIREQLRKYFGDIYENAVKISETFDTFRDLIGNLREAYQLNVANRANEIMRVFTAITTIFMPLTVITGIYGMNFDHMPELHMKYGYYAVLGVMVAVALSLLWLFKKKDWI from the coding sequence ATGAAAATACGGCTGGTTCAAGACGGCGTTTTTTCCACTGTCGGACGCCTGGAAGACACGTTGACCCCGCCGGAGTACGGTTTTTATTGGATCGAGGCCGACATCGAGGACGTCCCCCAGTTGCAGCAGACGTTCAACCTCCACGAACTGGCGGTCGAAGATACGCTGTCCGAGGAGGAACAACGGCCGAAACTCGAAATTTACGACAACCACTATTTTATCGTCATCAACAGCATCCGTTTCGACGACGAAGAAATTTATTTGCGGGCGCTTAACCTGTTTTTGTTCCAACATCTCATCATCACGGTAACGCGTCAAAAAATCAACGAGCTGCGGACGATCAAACCGATTCTTCTTCAAGAAAAAGTAAATTCACCAGACTATTTCCTATATTATCTTGTTGACTTGGTTATTGACAATTACTTTGTTGTAGGCGACCGCATTGAGGCGAAAATCGAAAAACTGGAAGAAGACATCGTGATTCACACGAAGAAATCGCACCTGAACGAAATCATCGGCCTGCGGAGCGAAATTTTGTGGCTCAAGAAAACGCTCGGACCGCAGCGCGAACTCGTCTGGGCGCTCAGCCGGAAAGACCTGAAGCTGATCCGCGAGCAGTTGCGCAAATATTTCGGCGACATTTACGAAAACGCCGTGAAAATATCCGAAACGTTCGACACGTTCCGCGACCTGATCGGCAACCTTCGGGAAGCGTATCAGCTGAACGTGGCCAACCGGGCGAACGAAATCATGCGCGTCTTTACGGCGATCACCACCATTTTCATGCCGCTGACGGTCATCACCGGCATCTACGGCATGAATTTCGATCATATGCCGGAATTGCATATGAAATACGGCTACTATGCCGTGCTCGGCGTGATGGTTGCGGTCGCCCTGTCGTTGCTCTGGCTTTTCAAGAAAAAAGACTGGATCTGA
- a CDS encoding cytosolic protein — protein MAAYEFLCDVTEQTTTRFVTFVTERMNRFDLAITTTGQFYGKKLVTNLQNGKTAIVGPDDLKEPGYLSYAFQISEEEEEDLLPFMEEIIGFVEFPDI, from the coding sequence ATGGCGGCTTACGAATTTTTGTGCGATGTGACGGAGCAGACGACCACACGATTCGTGACGTTCGTGACGGAGCGAATGAACCGGTTCGATCTGGCGATCACGACGACCGGACAGTTTTACGGCAAAAAGCTCGTCACCAATCTTCAAAACGGTAAAACCGCTATCGTCGGTCCGGACGATTTGAAGGAACCGGGATATTTGTCCTATGCTTTTCAGATCAGCGAAGAAGAGGAGGAGGATCTACTTCCTTTTATGGAGGAAATTATAGGGTTTGTGGAATTCCCGGACATCTAA
- a CDS encoding methyl-accepting chemotaxis protein, protein MESFVAWLGTFRGRLYAGVGAMLLVAAIVLIAFGAWTGKAVAALIVSLVLVAVGLYAARILENALLGPVSSLSRLAFTVAKGDFTVRADASSSDALGQLARALNDMAQKLQAILTDTVRITQQVADTGRHLYNRNETLKDVLNQAAVSAGELAAGANQISEEVVRISDAIREIEKRIHTYADASRAMSARSQEMLALIEQGRKAVNQQTEGVQQNVSATKAVSETIRKLAQQAGGISAVTRTISEIADQTNLLALNASIEAARAGEHGRGFAVVAQEVRKLSEEAAQSTREVFGLVRSIEQGIKEALASMQANEAAVERQVQLIRETEGIFTRIFASIGYISDEIEQFAREGEKMLQYARDIASTMENISAITEQSAAGTQEVSASMNEQIRAVSDMLNVAEQMTREVSQLQRTISVFRI, encoded by the coding sequence ATGGAGAGCTTCGTAGCTTGGCTCGGAACGTTCCGCGGGCGCCTGTACGCAGGAGTGGGCGCCATGCTGCTGGTCGCCGCGATCGTCCTGATCGCGTTCGGCGCCTGGACGGGAAAAGCGGTCGCGGCGCTTATCGTGTCGCTCGTTTTAGTCGCCGTCGGACTTTATGCGGCGCGCATTTTGGAAAACGCTTTATTGGGGCCCGTCTCCTCGTTGTCCCGCCTGGCGTTTACCGTCGCCAAAGGCGATTTCACGGTGCGAGCGGACGCCTCTTCTTCCGACGCGCTCGGCCAATTGGCGCGCGCGCTGAACGACATGGCGCAAAAACTTCAAGCGATTTTGACCGACACGGTCCGCATTACCCAGCAGGTAGCCGATACCGGTCGACATCTATACAACCGCAACGAAACGTTGAAAGACGTGCTCAACCAAGCGGCGGTTTCCGCCGGAGAGCTGGCCGCCGGTGCCAACCAGATTTCGGAAGAAGTCGTCCGCATATCGGACGCCATTCGCGAAATCGAAAAACGCATCCATACATACGCCGACGCCTCGCGCGCGATGTCGGCCCGCTCCCAGGAAATGCTGGCGCTGATCGAGCAGGGGCGTAAAGCCGTCAACCAGCAGACCGAGGGCGTGCAGCAAAACGTCTCGGCGACGAAGGCGGTTTCCGAAACGATCCGCAAGCTCGCCCAGCAGGCCGGCGGCATTTCCGCCGTGACGCGCACGATTTCGGAAATCGCCGATCAGACCAACCTGCTCGCGCTGAACGCCTCCATCGAGGCGGCACGCGCAGGCGAGCACGGCCGCGGTTTCGCCGTCGTCGCGCAGGAAGTCCGCAAGCTGTCGGAAGAAGCGGCGCAGTCGACGCGAGAAGTGTTCGGCCTCGTCCGCTCCATCGAACAGGGCATCAAGGAAGCGTTGGCCAGTATGCAGGCGAACGAAGCGGCCGTCGAGCGGCAGGTCCAGCTGATCCGCGAGACGGAGGGGATCTTCACGCGCATTTTCGCCAGCATCGGCTACATCAGCGATGAAATCGAGCAGTTCGCCCGAGAAGGCGAGAAAATGCTGCAATACGCGCGCGATATCGCATCGACGATGGAAAACATTTCGGCCATCACCGAACAGTCCGCCGCCGGCACGCAAGAGGTGTCCGCCTCCATGAACGAACAGATCCGTGCGGTGTCGGACATGTTGAACGTCGCCGAACAGATGACGCGCGAAGTGTCGCAGCTGCAGAGAACGATCTCCGTTTTCCGCATCTGA
- a CDS encoding globin — protein sequence MVGTDTLYDRLGGEETIRRLVAAFYPKVKADPLLGPLFPDDLTEIMEKQYLFLTQFFGGPPLYSERYGHPMMRARHLRFPIDRARADAWLACMRRAMEESGVPEPARSAAMERLRRAAYHFINC from the coding sequence GTGGTCGGAACGGACACGCTTTATGACCGACTGGGCGGGGAGGAGACGATTCGCCGGCTGGTCGCGGCGTTTTACCCGAAAGTGAAGGCCGACCCGCTGCTCGGTCCGCTGTTTCCGGACGATTTGACGGAGATTATGGAGAAACAGTACCTTTTTTTGACGCAGTTTTTCGGCGGTCCGCCGCTTTATTCGGAGCGGTACGGCCATCCGATGATGCGGGCGCGACATTTGCGGTTTCCGATCGACCGCGCCCGTGCGGACGCGTGGCTGGCGTGCATGCGCCGCGCGATGGAAGAAAGCGGCGTGCCGGAACCGGCGCGGTCGGCGGCCATGGAACGGTTGCGCAGGGCTGCATATCATTTTATCAATTGTTAA
- a CDS encoding NAD kinase, with translation MPLSYDLVERNDDDSRRTAGRIADAAARAGLIRDERQPDVVIAVGGDGTMLQAFHLHRDRLDRVAFIGVHTGHLGFFSDWKPDEIDTLVRLMAEAGSAERLRTVRHPIVQVTVATATDERSLLALNEFTVRGAENMLVAQIRINGEPFEMFRGDGICVSSPSGSTAYNKSLGGAIIHPSIEAIQIAEMASINNRVYRTLGSPIVLPKHHHCDILPREGQKLLLTVDHLGETREDVRSIRCSVADAKVTFARLRAFPFWTRVREAFIGPDFQKP, from the coding sequence ATGCCGCTCTCCTACGACCTCGTCGAACGCAATGACGACGATTCCCGCCGGACCGCCGGACGCATCGCCGACGCCGCCGCGCGGGCCGGACTCATCCGCGACGAACGCCAGCCCGACGTCGTCATCGCCGTCGGCGGCGACGGGACGATGCTGCAGGCGTTTCACCTGCACCGCGACCGGCTCGACCGCGTGGCGTTCATCGGCGTCCATACCGGACACCTCGGCTTTTTTTCCGACTGGAAACCTGACGAAATCGACACGCTCGTCCGCCTGATGGCCGAGGCCGGCTCCGCTGAACGGCTGCGCACCGTCCGTCATCCGATCGTACAGGTGACCGTGGCGACGGCGACCGACGAACGGTCGCTGCTTGCGCTGAACGAATTCACCGTACGCGGCGCCGAAAACATGCTCGTCGCCCAAATCCGCATCAACGGCGAACCGTTCGAAATGTTCCGCGGCGACGGCATCTGCGTCTCGTCGCCGTCGGGCAGTACCGCCTACAACAAAAGCCTGGGCGGCGCGATCATCCATCCGTCGATCGAAGCGATCCAGATCGCCGAAATGGCGTCGATCAACAACCGCGTCTACCGAACGCTCGGCTCGCCGATCGTGCTGCCGAAACACCACCACTGCGACATTTTGCCGCGCGAGGGGCAAAAACTGCTTTTGACCGTCGACCATCTCGGCGAAACGCGCGAGGACGTTCGCTCGATCCGCTGTTCGGTCGCCGATGCGAAAGTGACGTTCGCGCGGCTGCGCGCATTCCCGTTTTGGACGCGCGTGCGCGAGGCGTTTATCGGCCCGGATTTTCAGAAGCCGTAA
- a CDS encoding lipoyl synthase, whose amino-acid sequence MQSKTAERKPDWLKISLPTGRDYENIRDLRRMMRAGELHTVCEEAKCPNLHECWANRTATFMILGDFCTRACRFCAVKTGRPTGPDPDEPERVAEAAEQMGLRHCVITSVARDDLPDGGAAAFAATVRAVRRRLPLCGIEVLVPDFNGSEAALAVVLEAKPDVLNHNLETVERLTPRVRSRATYRRSLELLARAKRIAPGIRTKSGLMVGLGEEWDEILQAMDDLREAGCDMLTIGQYLRPTPAHLPVVRFYAPEEFARLKEEGLRRGFRHVESGPLVRSSYHAGEQAKRAEGM is encoded by the coding sequence ATGCAATCGAAAACGGCCGAACGCAAGCCCGACTGGCTGAAAATCTCCCTGCCCACCGGCCGGGATTACGAAAATATCCGGGACCTGCGCCGCATGATGCGCGCGGGCGAGCTGCACACGGTCTGCGAAGAGGCGAAATGTCCGAACCTGCACGAATGCTGGGCGAACCGGACGGCGACGTTCATGATTCTGGGCGATTTCTGCACGCGCGCCTGTCGGTTCTGCGCGGTGAAGACGGGCAGGCCGACTGGGCCGGACCCCGACGAACCGGAGCGCGTCGCGGAGGCGGCGGAGCAGATGGGCCTGCGCCACTGCGTCATCACGTCGGTTGCGCGCGACGATTTGCCCGACGGCGGCGCGGCGGCGTTCGCGGCGACCGTCCGCGCGGTGCGCAGGCGGCTGCCGCTGTGCGGAATCGAAGTGCTCGTGCCCGACTTCAACGGATCGGAGGCGGCGCTGGCCGTCGTGCTGGAAGCGAAGCCGGACGTGCTCAACCACAACTTAGAGACGGTCGAGCGGCTGACGCCCCGCGTCCGCTCGCGCGCGACGTACCGCCGGTCGCTGGAGCTGCTCGCGCGCGCCAAGCGGATCGCGCCGGGCATCCGCACGAAGTCGGGACTGATGGTCGGCCTCGGCGAAGAGTGGGACGAAATTTTGCAGGCGATGGACGATCTGCGTGAAGCCGGCTGCGACATGCTGACAATCGGCCAGTATTTGCGGCCGACGCCGGCGCATTTGCCGGTCGTCCGGTTTTACGCGCCGGAGGAATTCGCCCGGCTGAAAGAAGAGGGCTTGCGCCGCGGGTTCCGGCACGTCGAGTCCGGTCCGCTTGTGCGCAGTTCGTATCATGCGGGCGAGCAGGCGAAACGCGCCGAAGGGATGTGA
- a CDS encoding TIGR00268 family protein: MSESMTLEAKNRLLGDILRGMGRVLVAFSGGVDSTFVLKRAQQELGDGVVAVVAASETFPAREFNAAVRLAEEMGVRLVTTEIRELENENFAANNPDRCYHCKTGLYTHLREIARRLGYPYIVDGTNADDLGDYRPGLRAKTEQGVRSPLLEAGLTKADIRQLSKALGLPTWNKPSFACLSSRIPYGTRIDRKKIEQLEAAEDFLYSLGFWQVRVRHHDQIARIEVMPEEMPRLLEKRELVCAKLRGLGFAYVTLDLAGYRTGSMNETLASAGDRKTAAAKEA, from the coding sequence ATGAGCGAATCGATGACTCTTGAAGCGAAAAACCGACTGCTCGGCGATATTTTGCGCGGCATGGGACGCGTGCTCGTCGCCTTTTCCGGCGGCGTCGACAGCACGTTCGTGCTGAAGCGCGCCCAGCAGGAGCTCGGCGACGGCGTCGTCGCCGTCGTCGCGGCGTCGGAGACGTTTCCCGCCCGCGAGTTCAACGCCGCCGTCCGGCTGGCCGAAGAGATGGGCGTCCGGCTCGTGACGACGGAAATCCGCGAGCTCGAAAACGAAAATTTCGCGGCCAACAATCCCGATCGCTGCTACCACTGCAAAACGGGGCTATATACGCATCTGCGCGAGATCGCGCGGCGGCTCGGCTATCCGTATATCGTCGACGGGACGAACGCCGACGATCTCGGCGACTATCGCCCTGGTCTGCGCGCCAAAACGGAACAGGGCGTCCGCAGTCCGCTGCTGGAAGCCGGACTGACGAAGGCCGACATCCGGCAGCTGTCGAAAGCGCTCGGTTTGCCGACGTGGAACAAGCCGTCGTTCGCCTGCCTGTCTTCGCGCATTCCGTACGGCACACGCATCGACCGAAAAAAAATCGAACAACTTGAAGCTGCGGAGGACTTTTTGTACAGTCTCGGCTTCTGGCAGGTCCGCGTCCGGCACCACGACCAAATCGCGCGCATCGAAGTGATGCCCGAGGAAATGCCGCGGCTTCTCGAAAAACGCGAGCTCGTCTGCGCCAAACTGCGCGGGCTCGGCTTCGCGTACGTGACGCTCGATCTGGCCGGATACCGGACCGGCAGCATGAACGAAACGCTGGCCTCCGCCGGCGATCGAAAAACGGCGGCCGCGAAAGAGGCGTGA